One region of Oncorhynchus mykiss isolate Arlee chromosome 8, USDA_OmykA_1.1, whole genome shotgun sequence genomic DNA includes:
- the LOC110530443 gene encoding myosin light chain kinase 2, skeletal/cardiac muscle isoform X2: protein MSSKIVNSNSSPGKPSTMDNLTDCTGAGLDLIQNRIESLSSKMDRLINIQEKVLNRLDGITQDIDGIERDVETLKVDNEEIHIPARALTLPLAQTQGTGVVGEVREMCHEMSSIMMALDQRSEKQAEKLDGMENLVLSIQQVIRFIGETVKSSRVMEMMFMRPAAHKAPKSKDSKGKVDVKRQSSAEKSESSVTKKTDKKTTSTKATKGTQGMITSKCEPKPSRPETTHSHKTTKLHGPKHFLTIRKLCGNFSKDHKGKDGKEKSSLSTKDTISLRKQALLLKEVQKLNRENAERSSSGHQQQLTPDGVLDLEAGSGRASEGLGSSQTGSLSPNLLDLILKGPKAPVTEEESLSEKEREAAGDGLKVEERKEEEEVIKKQEKEDHLSELKFKEDEREEELLKITEQPEEVRGAEEREGNKKEEDSAGPSEAADMSVKDLPPLPPSPEAPGETGSIPESCEVHNRSASSQSLEAAEQDQIEECSTSSKRRVAEEDLGVEDHKKSRVEGGAGEEYVRQGEKEQGERQEEEEEGERPEDEDEGWGIFKADGVDIRVELKERMGKEKKPDQSTEVRHSTGEQFFIDKSSPPPAPFNHRMVAAKPNQISNFYTINRAEVLGGGRFGQVHKCMENSSGLTLAAKIIKARSQKEKEVVKNEITVMNQLDHANLIQLYAAYESRNDIILVLEYVDGGELFDRIIDENYTLMELDTVLFIRQICEGLQHMHKMYILHLDLKPENILCVSRVTNKIKIIDFGLARKYKPREKLRINFGTPEFLAPEVVNYDFVSFNTDMWSLGVITYMLLSGLCPFLGDDDNETLNNILACQWNFEEAEFTDISEEAKDFISKLLIINKSWRIGASEALRHPWLSDAVLHHRLHEKKNMCNRSRRSSCVPTTDS, encoded by the exons ATGAGTTCAAAGATAGTGAACTCTAACTCATCCCCTGGAAAGCCAAGCACGATGGATAACCTAACTGACTGCACTGGTGCCGGCTTGGACCTCATTCAGAATCGCATTGAGTCTCTGAGCAGTAAGATGGACAGGCTCATCAACATCCAGGAGAAGGTCCTCAATCGGCTGGACGGAATAACCCAGGACATCGATGGTATCGAAAGGGACGTGGAAACTCTGAAGGTGGACAACGAGGAGATCCATATACCTGCAAGAGCCCTAACTCTTCCCCTGGCTCAAACCCAGGGTACAGGTGTGGTGGGCGAGGTGAGAGAGATGTGTCATGAGATGAGCTCCATCATGATGGCGTTGGACCAGCGCTCGGAGAAGCAGGCTGAGAAGCTGGACGGGATGGAGAATCTGGTCCTCAGCATCCAGCAGGTCATCAGATTCATCGGGGAGACGGTGAAGAGCTCCCGGGTTATGGAGATGATGTTTATGCGTCCTGCAGCACACAAGGCCCCCAAGTCCAAAGACAGTAAGGGCAAGGTGGACGTTAAGAGGCAATCGTCTGCAGAAAAGAGCGAGAGCTCAGTTACTAAGAAGACTGACAAG AAAACTACCTCTACTAAAGCCACAAAAGGGACTCAAGGGATGATAACCAGTAAATGTGAACCCAAACCTAGTAGACCGGAGACCACTCACAGTCACAAGACAACAAAGCTCCACGGACCAAAGCATTTTCTCACAATCCGCAAACTCTGCGGAAACTTT TCAAAAGATCACAAGGGGAAGGATGGGAAGGAGAAGTCCAGTCTGAGCACAAAAG ACACCATCTCCCTGAGGAAGCAGGCGTTGCTGCTAAAGGAGGTTCAGAAGCTCAACAGGGAGAATGCAGAGAGATCATCATCAGGTCACCAGCAGCAGCTTACCCCTGATGGCGTCTTGGACCTGGAGGCTGGATCTGGAAGGGCCTCAGAGGGTTTGGGATCATCACAGACTGGGTCCCTCAGCCCGAACCTGCTGGACTTGATCCTCAAGGGCCCCAAGGCCCCCGTGACCGAAGAGGAGTCATTGtctgagaaggagagggaggcagcAGGAGATGGACtaaaagtggaggagaggaaggaggaagaggaggtcatAAAGAAGCAAGAGAAGGAAGACCACCTCAGTGAATTGAAGTTCAAGGAAGACGAGCGAGAGGAAGAGCTGTTGAAAATCACAGAGCAGCCTGAGGAGgttagaggagcagaggagagagaggggaacaaaaAGGAGGAGGACAGTGCAGGCCCATCAGAAGCTGCTGATATGTCAGTTAAggatctccctcctctcccaccctcccctgAAGCTCCAGGAGAGACTGGCTCTATTCCAGAGAG TTGTGAAGTCCACAACAGAAGTGCCTCCTCTCAGTCCCTGGAAGCTGCAGAACAGGACCAGATTGAAGAGTGCAGCACCAGCAGTAAGCGTCGCGTGGCGGAGGAAGACCTGGGAGTGGAGGACCACAAGAAGAGTCGGGTggagggaggagcaggagaggaataTGTGAGGCAGGGGGAGAAGGAGCAgggggagaggcaggaggaggaagaggaaggagaaagaccagaggatgaggatgagggatGGGGCATCTTCAAGGCAGACGGGGTGGATATCCGTGTGGAACTGAAGGAGAGGATGGGAAAAGAGAAGAAGCCTGATCAGTCTACAGAAGTCAGGCACTCTACTGGGGAACAGTTCTTCATTG ATAAAAGCTCTCCTCCTCCGGCTCCATTCAACCATCGGATGGTGGCAGCCAAACCGAACCAGATCAGCAACTTCTACACCATCAACAGAGCAGAGGTTCTCGGAGG AGGTCGTTTTGGCCAGGTGCACAAATGCATGGAAAACTCCTCGGGTCTCACCCTGGCTGCCAAGATCATCAAAGCCCGGAGTCAGAAAGAGAAG GAGGTGGTGAAGAATGAGATCACGGTCATGAACCAGCTGGACCACGCCAACCTGATCCAGCTCTACGCCGCCTACGAGTCCAGGAACGACATCATCCTGGTGCTGGAATA tGTGGATGGAGGGGAGCTCTTTGACAGGATCATCGATGAGAACTACACTCTGATGGAGCTGGACACGGTGCTGTTCATCAGGCAGATCTGTGAGGGCCTGCAGCACATGCACAAGATGTACATCCTCCATCTGGACCTCAAG CCAGAGAATATTCTATGTGTGAGCAGAGTCACGAATAAAATTAAGATCATCGACTTTGGACTTGCCAGAAA ATACAAGCCCAGAGAGAAGTTACGAATAAATTTCGGCACCCCAGAGTTCCTGGCCCCAGAAGTTGTCAACTACGACTTTGTGTCATTCAACACCGACATGTGGAGCCTGGGAGTGATTACATATATGCT GCTAAGCGGTCTGTGTCCCTTCCTAGGTGACGACGACAATGAGACTTTGAATAACATTCTGGCCTGCCAGTGGAATTTTGAAGAGGCAGAATTTACAGACATCTCAGAGGAGGCCAAAGACTTCATCTCCAAACTCCTCATCATCAATAAAAG CTGGAGGATAGGTGCCTCTGAAGCGTTGAGACATCCTTGGCTCTCTGATGCAGTCCTCCATCACCGTCTTCATGAAAAG AAGAACATGTGTAACCGCTCACGCAGATCTTCATGCGTACCCACCA
- the LOC110530443 gene encoding myosin light chain kinase 2, skeletal/cardiac muscle isoform X1: MSSKIVNSNSSPGKPSTMDNLTDCTGAGLDLIQNRIESLSSKMDRLINIQEKVLNRLDGITQDIDGIERDVETLKVDNEEIHIPARALTLPLAQTQGTGVVGEVREMCHEMSSIMMALDQRSEKQAEKLDGMENLVLSIQQVIRFIGETVKSSRVMEMMFMRPAAHKAPKSKDSKGKVDVKRQSSAEKSESSVTKKTDKKTTSTKATKGTQGMITSKCEPKPSRPETTHSHKTTKLHGPKHFLTIRKLCGNFSKDHKGKDGKEKSSLSTKGLKTQKKKPPDTADTISLRKQALLLKEVQKLNRENAERSSSGHQQQLTPDGVLDLEAGSGRASEGLGSSQTGSLSPNLLDLILKGPKAPVTEEESLSEKEREAAGDGLKVEERKEEEEVIKKQEKEDHLSELKFKEDEREEELLKITEQPEEVRGAEEREGNKKEEDSAGPSEAADMSVKDLPPLPPSPEAPGETGSIPESCEVHNRSASSQSLEAAEQDQIEECSTSSKRRVAEEDLGVEDHKKSRVEGGAGEEYVRQGEKEQGERQEEEEEGERPEDEDEGWGIFKADGVDIRVELKERMGKEKKPDQSTEVRHSTGEQFFIDKSSPPPAPFNHRMVAAKPNQISNFYTINRAEVLGGGRFGQVHKCMENSSGLTLAAKIIKARSQKEKEVVKNEITVMNQLDHANLIQLYAAYESRNDIILVLEYVDGGELFDRIIDENYTLMELDTVLFIRQICEGLQHMHKMYILHLDLKPENILCVSRVTNKIKIIDFGLARKYKPREKLRINFGTPEFLAPEVVNYDFVSFNTDMWSLGVITYMLLSGLCPFLGDDDNETLNNILACQWNFEEAEFTDISEEAKDFISKLLIINKSWRIGASEALRHPWLSDAVLHHRLHEKKNMCNRSRRSSCVPTTDS; this comes from the exons ATGAGTTCAAAGATAGTGAACTCTAACTCATCCCCTGGAAAGCCAAGCACGATGGATAACCTAACTGACTGCACTGGTGCCGGCTTGGACCTCATTCAGAATCGCATTGAGTCTCTGAGCAGTAAGATGGACAGGCTCATCAACATCCAGGAGAAGGTCCTCAATCGGCTGGACGGAATAACCCAGGACATCGATGGTATCGAAAGGGACGTGGAAACTCTGAAGGTGGACAACGAGGAGATCCATATACCTGCAAGAGCCCTAACTCTTCCCCTGGCTCAAACCCAGGGTACAGGTGTGGTGGGCGAGGTGAGAGAGATGTGTCATGAGATGAGCTCCATCATGATGGCGTTGGACCAGCGCTCGGAGAAGCAGGCTGAGAAGCTGGACGGGATGGAGAATCTGGTCCTCAGCATCCAGCAGGTCATCAGATTCATCGGGGAGACGGTGAAGAGCTCCCGGGTTATGGAGATGATGTTTATGCGTCCTGCAGCACACAAGGCCCCCAAGTCCAAAGACAGTAAGGGCAAGGTGGACGTTAAGAGGCAATCGTCTGCAGAAAAGAGCGAGAGCTCAGTTACTAAGAAGACTGACAAG AAAACTACCTCTACTAAAGCCACAAAAGGGACTCAAGGGATGATAACCAGTAAATGTGAACCCAAACCTAGTAGACCGGAGACCACTCACAGTCACAAGACAACAAAGCTCCACGGACCAAAGCATTTTCTCACAATCCGCAAACTCTGCGGAAACTTT TCAAAAGATCACAAGGGGAAGGATGGGAAGGAGAAGTCCAGTCTGAGCACAAAAGGTCTGAAAACACAGAAGAAGAAACCCCCAGATACAGCAG ACACCATCTCCCTGAGGAAGCAGGCGTTGCTGCTAAAGGAGGTTCAGAAGCTCAACAGGGAGAATGCAGAGAGATCATCATCAGGTCACCAGCAGCAGCTTACCCCTGATGGCGTCTTGGACCTGGAGGCTGGATCTGGAAGGGCCTCAGAGGGTTTGGGATCATCACAGACTGGGTCCCTCAGCCCGAACCTGCTGGACTTGATCCTCAAGGGCCCCAAGGCCCCCGTGACCGAAGAGGAGTCATTGtctgagaaggagagggaggcagcAGGAGATGGACtaaaagtggaggagaggaaggaggaagaggaggtcatAAAGAAGCAAGAGAAGGAAGACCACCTCAGTGAATTGAAGTTCAAGGAAGACGAGCGAGAGGAAGAGCTGTTGAAAATCACAGAGCAGCCTGAGGAGgttagaggagcagaggagagagaggggaacaaaaAGGAGGAGGACAGTGCAGGCCCATCAGAAGCTGCTGATATGTCAGTTAAggatctccctcctctcccaccctcccctgAAGCTCCAGGAGAGACTGGCTCTATTCCAGAGAG TTGTGAAGTCCACAACAGAAGTGCCTCCTCTCAGTCCCTGGAAGCTGCAGAACAGGACCAGATTGAAGAGTGCAGCACCAGCAGTAAGCGTCGCGTGGCGGAGGAAGACCTGGGAGTGGAGGACCACAAGAAGAGTCGGGTggagggaggagcaggagaggaataTGTGAGGCAGGGGGAGAAGGAGCAgggggagaggcaggaggaggaagaggaaggagaaagaccagaggatgaggatgagggatGGGGCATCTTCAAGGCAGACGGGGTGGATATCCGTGTGGAACTGAAGGAGAGGATGGGAAAAGAGAAGAAGCCTGATCAGTCTACAGAAGTCAGGCACTCTACTGGGGAACAGTTCTTCATTG ATAAAAGCTCTCCTCCTCCGGCTCCATTCAACCATCGGATGGTGGCAGCCAAACCGAACCAGATCAGCAACTTCTACACCATCAACAGAGCAGAGGTTCTCGGAGG AGGTCGTTTTGGCCAGGTGCACAAATGCATGGAAAACTCCTCGGGTCTCACCCTGGCTGCCAAGATCATCAAAGCCCGGAGTCAGAAAGAGAAG GAGGTGGTGAAGAATGAGATCACGGTCATGAACCAGCTGGACCACGCCAACCTGATCCAGCTCTACGCCGCCTACGAGTCCAGGAACGACATCATCCTGGTGCTGGAATA tGTGGATGGAGGGGAGCTCTTTGACAGGATCATCGATGAGAACTACACTCTGATGGAGCTGGACACGGTGCTGTTCATCAGGCAGATCTGTGAGGGCCTGCAGCACATGCACAAGATGTACATCCTCCATCTGGACCTCAAG CCAGAGAATATTCTATGTGTGAGCAGAGTCACGAATAAAATTAAGATCATCGACTTTGGACTTGCCAGAAA ATACAAGCCCAGAGAGAAGTTACGAATAAATTTCGGCACCCCAGAGTTCCTGGCCCCAGAAGTTGTCAACTACGACTTTGTGTCATTCAACACCGACATGTGGAGCCTGGGAGTGATTACATATATGCT GCTAAGCGGTCTGTGTCCCTTCCTAGGTGACGACGACAATGAGACTTTGAATAACATTCTGGCCTGCCAGTGGAATTTTGAAGAGGCAGAATTTACAGACATCTCAGAGGAGGCCAAAGACTTCATCTCCAAACTCCTCATCATCAATAAAAG CTGGAGGATAGGTGCCTCTGAAGCGTTGAGACATCCTTGGCTCTCTGATGCAGTCCTCCATCACCGTCTTCATGAAAAG AAGAACATGTGTAACCGCTCACGCAGATCTTCATGCGTACCCACCA